One window of the Janthinobacterium sp. PAMC25594 genome contains the following:
- a CDS encoding efflux RND transporter periplasmic adaptor subunit: MLRKTLFVLAIASALTACGKESKDPGKGGKNAKEQAGAAVNLLVSPEDLLTIQSNALASGPVITGSVQPERNADLRAEVSAVVIQVMKENGEAVKRGDVLVRLDETSIRDSLNSAEEASRASGQVLEQSERMFQRMKTLRASGMTSTQALEDAEIRRNNAQSDLSAAKSRAAQARQQLQRTLVRAPFDGIVSERKVSNGDTAQIGKELIKVIDPTSMRLEGLVSADKIGVVKVGQPVLFRINGYPGQDFSGKVRRVDPAANAVTRQVAVLVDFNDKEQPRVAGLYAEGRIETDSISALMIPDSALVKAGDVTYTWKVKDKALHKVNLRIGARDVRTGQWEVQSGLASGDTVLRTPGSTFKDGQKVELTAGKALPAAAVASSSTVVAGKGN, from the coding sequence ATGTTGCGCAAAACCCTGTTTGTTCTGGCAATCGCTTCCGCCCTGACCGCTTGCGGCAAAGAGTCCAAGGATCCCGGCAAGGGCGGCAAGAATGCCAAGGAACAGGCGGGCGCCGCCGTCAATCTGCTGGTGTCCCCGGAAGACCTGCTGACCATCCAGAGCAATGCGCTGGCGTCGGGGCCCGTCATCACCGGTTCCGTGCAACCGGAGCGCAACGCGGACTTGCGCGCCGAAGTGTCGGCCGTGGTGATCCAGGTCATGAAGGAAAATGGCGAAGCCGTCAAGCGGGGCGACGTGCTGGTGCGCCTGGATGAAACGTCCATCCGCGACAGCCTCAATTCGGCCGAGGAAGCCAGTCGTGCCTCGGGCCAGGTGCTGGAACAGTCCGAACGCATGTTCCAGCGCATGAAAACCCTGCGCGCCTCGGGCATGACCTCGACGCAGGCGCTGGAAGACGCGGAAATCCGCCGCAACAATGCGCAAAGCGATTTGTCCGCCGCGAAGAGCCGCGCCGCGCAGGCCCGCCAGCAGTTGCAGCGCACCCTCGTGCGTGCGCCGTTCGACGGCATCGTGAGCGAGCGCAAGGTATCGAATGGCGATACGGCACAAATCGGCAAGGAATTGATCAAGGTCATCGATCCGACCAGCATGCGCCTGGAAGGCCTGGTGTCGGCCGACAAGATCGGCGTCGTCAAGGTGGGCCAGCCCGTGCTGTTCCGCATCAATGGGTATCCGGGCCAGGATTTTTCGGGCAAGGTGCGCCGCGTCGATCCTGCCGCCAATGCCGTCACGCGCCAGGTGGCCGTGCTGGTCGATTTCAACGACAAGGAACAACCGCGCGTGGCCGGCCTGTATGCGGAAGGGCGCATCGAGACGGACAGCATCAGCGCGCTGATGATACCCGACTCGGCCCTGGTGAAGGCGGGCGACGTCACGTACACGTGGAAGGTCAAGGACAAGGCCTTGCATAAAGTGAATTTGCGCATCGGCGCGCGCGACGTGCGCACGGGCCAGTGGGAAGTGCAAAGCGGCCTGGCCAGCGGCGACACCGTGCTGCGCACGCCCGGTTCGACCTTCAAGGATGGGCAGAAAGTGGAATTGACGGCCGGCAAAGCCTTGCCCGCCGCCGCCGTGGCCAGCAGCAGCACCGTCGTTGCCGGTAAAGGAAACTAA
- a CDS encoding divergent PAP2 family protein, translated as MDIAYLVTPLIAWILVGPIKFLINSVRTRQWAFGLVGNGGFPSNHSAVVSSMATLIALREGIGHPAFGVAVTLAFIVIIDANSLRQHVGKQAAAINRLAGEAASAAHKTLRERMGHTLVEIAGGLCTGVAIGFLINTVFSR; from the coding sequence GTGGATATCGCTTACCTCGTCACGCCCCTGATCGCCTGGATCCTGGTCGGACCGATCAAATTCCTGATCAACAGTGTCCGCACGCGGCAATGGGCGTTCGGCCTGGTCGGCAATGGCGGCTTTCCCAGCAACCACAGCGCTGTCGTATCCAGCATGGCCACCCTGATCGCCTTGCGCGAAGGCATAGGCCACCCCGCCTTCGGCGTGGCCGTGACCCTGGCCTTCATCGTCATCATCGACGCCAACAGCCTGCGCCAGCACGTGGGCAAGCAGGCGGCCGCCATCAACCGCCTGGCCGGGGAGGCGGCCAGCGCCGCGCACAAGACTTTGCGCGAGCGCATGGGCCATACCCTGGTGGAAATCGCCGGCGGCCTGTGCACGGGCGTGGCGATCGGCTTCCTGATCAACACCGTTTTTAGCCGCTAA